From the Arthrobacter sp. PM3 genome, one window contains:
- a CDS encoding ABC transporter permease — MTPENTTARHAVSLRPGRRIEHFVADVSETPLQATDRVKDEAAPLSLWGEAWKNLRKQPLFLISAFLILVVVAVSVFPGLFSPIDPTSEACQLANSDAGPAAGHPLGFTQQGCDVYARVIFGTRSSVTVGLFTTLGVLLIGGILGAVAGYYGGWIDSVLARINDIFFALPLILGAIVLMQLPMFRTNRTVWTLVLILVVFGWPQIARITRGAVIEVRNADFVKAARSLGVSKFSALMRHVLPNSLAPIIVVATISLGTFIVAESTLSFLGIGLPPSVMSWGNDIQAAQASLRSNPMPLLYPAIALSITVLSFIMLGDALRDALDPKARKR, encoded by the coding sequence ATGACTCCTGAGAACACCACCGCACGGCACGCCGTGTCCCTCCGTCCGGGCCGCCGGATCGAGCACTTCGTGGCCGACGTCTCCGAGACCCCGCTCCAGGCGACGGACCGGGTCAAGGACGAGGCCGCGCCGCTGAGCCTGTGGGGCGAGGCCTGGAAGAACCTGCGCAAGCAGCCGCTGTTCCTCATCTCCGCCTTCCTGATCCTCGTGGTCGTGGCGGTCTCCGTCTTCCCCGGGCTGTTCTCGCCGATCGACCCGACGTCGGAAGCGTGCCAGCTGGCCAACTCCGACGCCGGCCCGGCCGCCGGCCACCCGCTGGGCTTCACCCAGCAGGGCTGCGACGTCTATGCCCGCGTCATCTTCGGCACCCGCTCCTCCGTGACGGTGGGCCTGTTCACCACCCTCGGCGTGCTCCTGATCGGTGGCATCTTGGGTGCCGTGGCCGGGTACTACGGCGGCTGGATCGACTCGGTCCTGGCCCGCATCAACGACATCTTCTTCGCCCTGCCCCTGATCCTGGGTGCGATCGTGCTCATGCAGCTGCCGATGTTCCGGACCAACCGGACGGTCTGGACGCTGGTGCTCATCCTGGTGGTCTTCGGCTGGCCGCAGATCGCCCGCATCACCCGCGGCGCGGTCATCGAGGTCCGGAACGCCGACTTCGTCAAGGCCGCCCGGTCACTTGGCGTGTCGAAGTTCAGTGCCCTCATGCGCCACGTCCTGCCGAACTCGCTGGCCCCGATCATCGTCGTGGCCACCATTTCGCTGGGCACGTTCATCGTGGCCGAATCCACGCTGTCCTTCCTGGGCATCGGGCTGCCGCCCAGCGTCATGTCCTGGGGCAACGACATCCAGGCGGCGCAGGCCTCCCTCCGGTCCAACCCGATGCCGCTGCTCTACCCGGCCATCGCGCTGTCCATCACCGTCCTGAGCTTCATCATGCTGGGCGACGCCCTGCGTGATGCGCTCGATCCCAAAGCCCGCAAGCGATGA